The DNA sequence TCATCAAGGATTCAAAGTTAAGGTATCCAaacgaaatattattaaaaatattgcttataaaacgtttttaaaataacaaaaggcGCATCCTCTGGTTGCAGAAATGGCGTGAAATTATTTTCCTTGCCGTATGCAGATTAGACGAGGGCTGCTGTTGGGGTTCGGGGATTAGTGCCGGTTTACTTTTTATAGGATTCCGATGATAAATGTAACCATTGGATAGGTTAACGGGTGGTGCGTGAAATGTGTCCAAATAAGTTCTtaagaaaaaagtttttatgtttATGACGCCATGGCTCTCGACAGCACTTTCTGAACAAGTAGGTAgatatgtaattaattatcttgaagatttttgaaatatttgaagGAAATGCGCgttaagttttattaatatccaTTTCTATTGGTTTCAATgactacattttatattaatattaattcaaaagCTTAAAATGCCTTAATACTGTTAATCAAATTGCCTTTTGGCAAAGCCTCAACTAGAATTTACCATACTTTTCTGTTCGTAGCTTGTTTTTGGCATAGAGGTCCAGCTgttttctctctctctaatcTCACCTTTTTGTCCCTTCTGTCTTGTTCCTTCCCTTCTTGGTATGTGCACCTCATAGTGATGACCTTTTGGCCATTTCTGTGTCTCATTTTTGGTCACATGACGTACCCATTTAAGTTTGTTTGCAGTATATGTAACATCAATAACTTTGGTATTTTGTCTTAAAcgagtaaaatttattttatactgttGTCTAATATTTAAAGTCCTTGTCATGCACGTTAATAATATGcacggatttaaaaaaaaccttttttttcacATGTGGATTTTTCATATTTGCTTTGAGAGACCAAAATATATATCAAGAGTTGcttatcaaattttttatttctttctgcATTTGAACGTCGGGTGAACAATTTGGCTCAAGTGTGTGTACTCATCAACATCTACTATATTGTTGTTATTTAGTGAAATAGACGAACTTGTTCTCTGTGTTCATAGTGAAGCCTACAGTTTTGCTTTTTCTTTCTATGAAGGTTAGTATATTTTGTAACTCACGCGGATCCTCGCTAATATAAATTAGGTCGTCTGCGAATCTTAGATAATTTAGTTTTTCGCCATTTATATAAATTCCAAACGAACTCCGTCGATTTTCCATGAACATCTGTTGCAACACTGCCGTGAACAACTTGGGTGATAAAGGACCCCTTTGACTTATCTACTTATTTCTTTATTCTACACGGTTTCCCTGCTCTCTCGATTTGTATCATTGCTGTGAAGGCTTcctaagtatatatttttcatattccTGATATACCTACTTCGGGTTAAACCTTGTAATTTTTGAGCATCCCATATTTGTCTGAGAGACTAATTTGACCctgtaaaatattaatgttaatcatTCATTCATACTTTATATAACTCCAATATCCATTGCATCGCACAATGGCTATCCCAAGCTGCAaaccgaaaaacaaaaaggctCGCGGATCAAATAGGCTGCATGGTAATATGTAGGTACCCGTGCAAGCCTAGTACCTAGTTTATGTGCTTCGATAATCACCACAGCACAGATAGGCCGTGAGTTTGTCTCTCAAAAAACGATATAAATCAATCATCATCTTTAGTATATTGACTTCTACTCTTAGACCTTTGTCTTTACCTTCCAACACATGGCACAAAAAGTAGTCCTGTGCTACCAAAATACATAAATGATCATAAGCACAAAAATTAAGACAATTCTAAAACACTAAGTAGTTTTATAAATTGTGAAAAAATTGGCAAACATCCCTAATACAGACGTTGCAACGAAACGAAATAGAACAACGGAACACATGTCGCCACCCTTCTATCAAACTCGCTAACTGTTTAGGAGTCAGACAAAAAACGACGAAAGTCGCCGAGCAGACGGACGATTGCCGATCTCGGAAAATGATTTATAGATTGGATGTCATACGCAAAGCGCTTTTCATACTTCACGACTTCATACGGTGTCGCCACACCATCCACGCCGCGCTGTCTTCTTGGTGATAGCAAAAACAAAAAgcttacatttaaataaacctCCTTTTTTTAGAGTAAATAGCGGGATACGAAAATGGTAAATGAGTTCAGTTGTGAATAGCATTAGGGAAAAACTAGTCATTGAGGACTCAGTATTTTATTAGAGCATAACCTCGTCTTTCGACATCgatggaaaaaaaatcaaaattaaatagtgCATTTAAGTACACGGCCAGCCTggcgtaaagtggttactggagttttGTTCTTCTCGAACTTTTGAGAAAATGTTGCGTAGTATTGAAGTTCTTATTAATTTCTTTATCCTACCTTAGACCATGGAATGTCTGAACGACCCCTTATAAAATAACTTCTGTGAAGGCTTCTAAAATATTTGTACAAAATCGAACAATAATCGCTCATATTGTCAGTTACAATACAATTTGTTTGGAAACTCGACGCGTGAgtgaaataataacaaatgaTTCGCGCCCTAACACCGCCTGGCGTTGAAAGATCACGCCTATTGCTCTTTTGctgatgaaaaaaaataactgttaaacatatatagataactacAATCGCATAATAATATACCTTAAACGATAcgggttttatttattgttattgtattgtaattttaaatttgtttgagcTGAACGCAAAACAAGAGTTTTTTTGTTCTGCGTTGTTGTTTTTGGCACGAAGTTCCTTAACGGGGCTTTGTCTCTTACTTCCATTCTCTGTCATCCAGTTGAGCATTATGTTTGgctaaatatttcatttattattttttataatttcaaatataccccattttatatcaaattttaataaatgaataaattttgaatttttatataagagtagtagtagttttgaGAACTTCATTCCTCCTGGGGATCTTGAGATCGTACACGTCTTTTTTACGGAATTTGGACCTACGTGGGAAGACGCCCGTTGTACTACTCATGTCAAGCAATGGAACTATGCCAGTGGGCAAATCCCCGACAggtacaatttttctaatgaattttgTGTTAAGAGAtattcacaaatattttctacAATGGGAGAATAATATGGTGAAATAAAAGTGAAATACGCAAAAAATTGTTTCTAGTtggaagggtgggacagctatCACACCGACTTCAGTAGGAACCTTATGTACACTagatgggctgtaagctcgtccatccgtcgAAAAAATTGAACGTCTTCTCACGGCTGTTTCTTCTTTTGCTTTTTTGGGTAGGGGAATTAGTTTTTGCCATACCACTGCTACCAGATATGATAAAccctcagtaaaatgatggttatttactgagacttgagtagactttttttaaaaaccaaAGAAGCCACGTCCAACTGCTTTGTTGCATTTTTCCATTATTGTGAACCTTCACAGATGCTAAAAAATTTATAAGGCACCGTTATTAGACGTATTATTACAGTTTAAGCCCGAagaaattgtaaattgtaaaaaaaaattgtaatagtaACTATGAATACAAACATTTAGAAGATGTTATAAAACAGAATATTCGTGAAAACACTAAGACAAAATCGAAAATACTTAATTTGCCACAACAGGACTGGATAACAAAAAATATCACTGATGGAATAAATAGAAGAAATAAACTGTGGTACAAGCTGAAAAAGGACCCGAATAATGAAGACCTCAAAGCTAATTTCAAAACTGAAAGAAACCAGGTAACGCGGGATATACAAAGCGCAAAGAGAAAATATTATCTGGATGCTTTCAATAAATGTTCCAAAAAACCGAAAAAGATGTGGAGCCTAATCAACACCTTAGCAACAAATAAACTGAAGAAAAAATGTCTGCTTCCCAAGATCCATTCTACTGAGGGTCGTATAATACAAGAAGATCACATATGTGAATATTTTAACAAGTTTTTCTCAACTGTAGGCACAACCTTGGCCGATAAAATTCCTCAGAAATTTCATGGAAATCATACGCATATCTTACCAAATAACTCTGTGACTAATGTTGTTCTACAAAAGCTTGATTTATGTACCTCAGATGAAATTGAAAAACATATTGATAGCTTGGACCCGAACACAAGTACGGGGATTGATGGTATTAGTGCAAAGACCCTCAAATGTTTAAAGAACGCTGTATCTCTCGTGTTATCTCAATGCATTAACAAGTGTTTGAACGATGGTATATTTCCTGATAATCTTAAGATCGCCAAGGTCGTTCCAATTTTCAAAACAGGGTCTAGATCTGATGTTAACAATTATCGTCCCATATCAGTTCTACCCATACCATCTAAAATTTTCGAAAAAGTTCTTTATAATCGTCTCAATGAACACTTAACATCACTCAGTTTTCTTTCTGATCGCCAATACGGGTTTAGGCCAAAATCAAATACACTTTCAGCAACGATAGATCTAGTTACTACTATCAAAACAAACATTGATAAGAAAAACATGGTCTTAGGAGTGTTTATAGACCTAAAAAAGGCTTTTGACACAGTCAGTCACCCATTACTGTTGAAAAAACTAGAGAGCATTGGTGTGACCAATTCAGCTTACGAAATATTTAAGTCTTACTTGGAAAACAGGGTCCAGATAGTGAAAATTGATGATCATCAAAGTAATTCTCACCCTATTAACTGCGGAGTTCCCCAAGGATCCATATTGGGGCCACTTTTATtcctaatttatattaataatatacagacAGTCGCACTACATGGTGATCTAACACTGTATGCTGATGACACGTGCTTATTTTACTACGGACACTCCATTCACGATGTATTATCCAAAGCCCAGCAGGACCTAGATTTATTATACAATTGGTTTCAGTACAATTTGCTGACTATAAATGCAGCTAAGACTTCTTACGTAATCTTTaaacctaaaaataaaattattcaggATTTTGCACCGCTTACTATAAATGGCGAAAAATTACGAAATAGTAACGAAGAAAAATACTTAGGATTAACTATAGACAGCGGCTTGACGTGGAAAGCACACATTCAACATATCCAAAATAAATTGTCGTGTTTAACAGGATCTTTGCGCGGGACCGCCCAGTGTTTTCCTCGTCGAGTCTCTCTCATGATCTACAATTCGTTGGTTAAACCTCATCTTCAATATCTGATTGAGGTATGGGGTAGCACTGCTGACACGAACTTAAAGGAATTGCAgcgaacacaaaataaaataatcaaattattattcCACTACGATTACCTGACACCCACCACAAAAGTCTATAGTGAAACCAAACTTATGTCTGTAAAACAACTGTATACCTATAGCACTTGTTtactaataagaaaaatattacacaaGGAGATACATTCTAAATTGACGTTTACTAAAAAAAAGGAACTTCAAAACTATCGTAATCGAAATGCCGAAAACTTAATCACTACCAGATCTAGAACTAACTATGGACAACGAAATATATCATCTGAGGGTGTCAAACTGTATAATATGCTgcctttagatttaaaaaatatcaagtcattgaatgtatttaaaaataaatgtaatgattatataagaaaaaatgttCCCATAATATAGTTTCTAAgataaatttgttaataataataatatccatttatTTCAGACAGTTACATCCATAGAAATGATAGTATTGTTACTTAAGCCTACgttaataactaaaaatactaaattcaatttaaagtaattacccaattccattaatttattttcgtttatttaacaataacttcatatttatacctaaatataaacaggaaagaaatataataaacaatgaaatgaaaaaacaacgaaactAACAACCTGCAAACATTTAACCAATGCCACATCCATGCGAACTAGCTCCTTGTGGCGCCAATATCTACCCGCCACCGAGCGGCCGGCCGGctggtcgaggcgatctgctGTGGTAATTAATCTACCctgtttatacattttaagaaaataataatctttatagtttttgttaaatgtatTGTTTATAGCATAGCGTCGCATGTTGTTACTGTAAATTATTGTCATGTACTGCACGATCTGAAGTAATTGtaactattttaatgttctcatttaagtgaatttatgtaattcttttgagaataaagaatatctttaacccgaattatcaaaataaaacaactcacAAAAGTTGGTGTTTTTGCCAAAAAGTCCTTTGTCTCACTtcatattcaaattattttcgaTAATTAGTATTGATTTATAGTAAAATGACTAGTAATGTCGGTAATTAGCGCGTTCCATTTACGGACAACAGACAAGGAATCGTGTATTTTTCACATAACATTTCGTTGTACGGACGTTATTTCCTTTGCCTATCCAATTGACGAATTATTTGTCATCTCAATACCCACTGTCAATTTCTGATTTCTAGTTTCTAGTTTCGTCAGTCAACCAGTTTGTCGGGGATATGGTAGattccttttaaaaaaatataaaaataatataacagtTTAATTTGAAGCTaccgtcttttttttaaattccattgCAACAATGAAATGGACAGTGCATATCGAAGGGGGACCGATGAGAGTCAATCATGCAGCTGTATGTATTGGCGATAAAATCTATTCGTTTGGTGGATATTGTTCCACTGAAGAATATAAAGATTGGGAGCCAATACCAGTCCATATATTGAACACAGCAACTCTAAGATGGACCTCTGTAAACTATAAGAGATCAGACGTAGTCCCATTTCAAAGATATGGGCACACAGCAGTTGCCTATGGTCACAAGGTATGTAGGTATAGTCTTTCTTTTAGGCTATTGTAGTCGATGTTATTTGTATTCTGTCATTTCATTGTTCCAAACAGtttaaattcttaaaaatatCTCGCCTATTTGATTCTTCTATACCTACTATTCTGTGTTCAGGTATATATGTGGGGCGGCAGGAATAATGCGGTAGCATGTGATACTCTCTCGTGCTTCGACACAAAGAAACTCGAATGGAGCACCCCGCAAGTGACAGGAATGGTGCCATATGCTAAAGATGGACATTCAGCATgtgtcattaaaaataaaatgtatatttttggaGGATTTGAGTATCTCACTGATCAATATTCTCAAGAAGTCCATTGTCTTGATTTGGACACACTTCAGTGGACCTTTATAGATGCACAAGGCACTCCGCCTTCCCACAGAGATTTCCACACTGCAGTAGCTGTCGGAGACCGCATGTTTGTCTTTGGTGGTAGAGGTGATTTAAATAGTCCATATAATTCTCAGGAAGAAATTTATTGCCCGCAAGTATATTATCTAGATACAATAACAGAGACATGGGTAGCCTGTAATCCTACTGGGATTTGGCCAGAAGGGAGACGCAGTCATTCTGCATGTAAGTTATAATATTTATCTGGTTATCAAAGAATCTCacaaatatattacatataacTGTGACCCCTTTTAAGTGGGTAGCAAATCAAAAGTTAAGCTTAGCTTAGCattatatttagttatttttcaTACATGTCTACAGACTGCAAATTATATAGACTAGCTGATGTAAACAATGTGCACTCAAGTTGTCTATCTTATTTTGCTGCTACTTAAGCTAATCTTAGTGTCTTGTTTTACTTTGTGCACTTGTTTCTCATCTTTTAGTGTCGTAACTACTCAATCAATACTTACTTCGCCTTGACATAATTGTGGATGTAGGTACATGCAAAAAATTTCTACTTTATCTACTATTCATTTAGCTGAGCTTTGCTGCAACTTATCTGTAACCAGCTTTAGGatagaattttaaataatgaatctTAAAATTGCagtattgtaatattttaaatagcttattttttaatgtaaattaaatcaTATGCTATTTTGTTGacaaaatgaatataattagtatattaatttatattaatataatatttaataattaaatatattaatttataattaatatttattaaagttacTTTCTTGTACTTTAGGGCTCTACAATGATTTCATGTACATTTTTGGTGGATTCAATGGAAATACCAGGACACACTTTAATGATCTTTATAGATACTCAATTAAAGGAAATTTTTGGCAGTTTATAAATGTGACTGGTTCAGTTCCTTGCAAGAGACGACGCCAAGCATGTCTTATTTATGAAGATAAGGTATACCTGTTTGGAGGCACaaggtaaaatatttttttccataacTGTCCTCAGACACACTTAATTACTATCAAATGTAGGAGACCATAGATTGTGCTGAACTGAATTTATCTTTTACTTTGAGAGGGTACAATTTCAACAAAAGATTTcagtgtaaaaataaataaaattttcattaaaacaaaaaaatacagtacaTCTTTCGTGCAttgcaattttaaaatatttaaggcTTGAAAAAGTTAAAGTATGAATTGATTGTATGAGAGTTATTCCACCatacaaaacatagacacatcCCAGTTAGACAGCAGAAACAAGCTGGATGGTGATGTCTATTTGTGCAGTTTCACAATGCATAAATAATTACGCaatgaataaaattttcacgatttTGTGCTTAGATCACTAGATAGCTAGATTTCACATGACATCTTAATAGTTTAAGCCAAAAATTTCTTATTTGACTTATTGCTTAAAAATACGTTATGCCCTATGTacaaatacatatttgtttttcagCCCTTGCCCACATGTTAACAACAGGCCCATTGATGAAAATGATGCAAACCCCGAGAGATTAATTGATAACAGTGATTTACATATACTAGATTATACCCCAAGTCTGAAGACTCTATGCATCATAGCTGTACTTGCTAACAACCTTGACCAAAGCACACTTCCGCGTGATATAATGTAAGTTACATAAATGTATAATTAGTACACAacttacaaatttaaatttgaaatcagTATGTAAATTTCTCGAATTGTCCAATAGTGTTACAATACTACACAC is a window from the Bombyx mori chromosome 12, ASM3026992v2 genome containing:
- the LOC101743184 gene encoding kelch domain-containing protein 3 — its product is MKWTVHIEGGPMRVNHAAVCIGDKIYSFGGYCSTEEYKDWEPIPVHILNTATLRWTSVNYKRSDVVPFQRYGHTAVAYGHKVYMWGGRNNAVACDTLSCFDTKKLEWSTPQVTGMVPYAKDGHSACVIKNKMYIFGGFEYLTDQYSQEVHCLDLDTLQWTFIDAQGTPPSHRDFHTAVAVGDRMFVFGGRGDLNSPYNSQEEIYCPQVYYLDTITETWVACNPTGIWPEGRRSHSAWLYNDFMYIFGGFNGNTRTHFNDLYRYSIKGNFWQFINVTGSVPCKRRRQACLIYEDKVYLFGGTSPCPHVNNRPIDENDANPERLIDNSDLHILDYTPSLKTLCIIAVLANNLDQSTLPRDIIMDICAMTLPNRISRPINQAG